The Fusarium musae strain F31 chromosome 10, whole genome shotgun sequence DNA window AGCTACAAAGAATCCGATAAAGtagatggcgttgatgaagCCGGACCATTCGCCAGACGGATGGTCCATGAAGTCGCTCCATTGGGGAAGCGATTGAAGACCGTTGAGGAGACTTCCATCATACCCGATGGCAGATTCTTGTTCAAGTCAGTTCTCACGAGCCATATTGATCGTTCCTTATGCAACTCACGGAAGCAAACCAAGCCCAGGATCAACGTATTGAGTTTAAGCAAGTGGGCTTGCTTGTACCACGGTGTAGTCTGGTTCGGCAGTACAGCCTCAAGACCTCCAGACGGAGGCTGGATCTTTGAGTCCACAGCCATGGTTCTCAATTGATTCGGTGGATAGTTAATTAGTGGAGTTGTTGAGAGCCGCTATCTGAAGAGCCAAACCGCAAAACGGGGGGGCGATCAATGGCAATTATGTATAAACTACCATGGTATGATACTGCACGGGGCACTCAACAGCACGGAACTATTCCCGCGCGGGTCGACACAAAACGTCGCGGGGTCTCCAGGTTTTTTCGCAACGCCCCCAGATCTCCAGATTATAGGATGATATGAACAAGGGATGAGCAATTCGATACCACCTCGTTCCACTTAGCTGAGATACCGGCCAGGGTACATGACAAGAAAGGAACTCGGCAACCCCGCAGTTGTCTAATTGATATCTCCATCTTTGCGAAGTTTGCCGGATATTGCCTGTCCAAAGCGTCACTTGCACGAGTCAGGCGCTTGTCCTGATATGATTCAGAGTCAGGATGAACTGCGGGTAACTCGGTTGAGCTCCGGTTAGATGCTCTAGCGTCGGTAGAAGCTGGGGAAACCTCGTTTATGAGTCGGATAGCAATTATGTGAGATTGTTATTggttcaagatgaagatctgAAGCTGTCGGCAGTTGGGCCGTCTAAAAACAACATATATTGGATCCCTGAGCTGAAGGATATGCCGGAATTAGACTCTCAGAATGCCCAACGGTGAGATTCTGACTTAAATTGATCccatctttcatcttcaaagTCCTCCAACTTCATATCAATTGTTAGGCTGTCGACTgtgaagctgttgttgagcaAGTTCGCCGGCAGTTTTTCTGATCCCGTGAGCAGTCTCGGGTCCGTGAAGTGGGATACAGTTCAGGGACCCCTGCATACAACACTTGTTTCGGACTCGTAAATGACTGGCTCTCCAagtttcctcctcctcaatcacCAATCCCCAAGCATTCCGAAAACACTAGCTCCACCTCCACGCGATACCCCAACCCGTCAAATGAAGCCAAGGCCGTGAATAGGACCGAGTCGGGTCCGTCCAATCGCCCTCAGAGCAAGACCATGGCAATGTGATACGGCAGTTGCGTGAGTATCGGGTCATGATATCCACAAGCAAGAAATGTCCGTTTGTAATGATCATGTAATACTCAATATGCATCAAGTTCTTGAAAGGGCGAATGGATAGTTTCATGGATGGTAACATGGCATCAGACGATCGATGAAAGGGCCGATGCATTCTCCTGTAGATCGACTTGTTCCGTGGTTGTTGATCATCATAACTACTTAGTCCTAGAGAGCTTTTTTAGTGCGGTTGCAACCAAATCCGTGCTATTTCCCCAGATTGATGATCTCTTAGCTCACATACAAAGTCTAGGGTATTGCTCACGATAGTACGGAATAACGGCTGAAGGGGAGCATTCTTTCTTTGGAACTATCATGCAACTTTCTTAGACTAGCGTTATAGTGGACTTTCGAGATCCGTCCGCACTTATCCGCGCAACTCTTGGACCGGATCCAGGCAAGGTCGCAATAAGGCCGAAGAAGCCAACATTGTCCGGGgaatcaaagacaaagaggcCGACGCGCTTATAAGTGCTTGGAGCTCCACAAACTGCTTGGAGGATAAGCCCCTCAATAATCACAAGTGGTTCGCCAACTGGATTTTTCTCTGGGTCATTTACCCAGAGTCGCAGGGTCGACCTCAAGGGCAGAAACGAGAACGATTCCCCGTCCTGAAAGGTTGTCTCAAGAGTATCTGGGTACGCGTAGATCATTGACGACATTTCCAAAAGCACCAATACGGTATATTGCGCCTTTTCGAATGCAGCGCTGGCACGTACAGTGCCCACGCCAACACAACCTCGTAGTTGAATCGACCCCTTCACTTGCTGCGAACGGGAGGAACTCTGAGTTAGATGAGTTCTGACGTCGATGATTTCAATCAGGTCTTCATCTCGCGGTAAATTTGTCCTTTGCGGCAAAACACATGAGTCAACGGCGGCCCATGACCATGATGGAACACGCTCGGGATTTTGGGGTCGGGGCTCGGGTTCTAAAACAACCCAGATGAGTCCTTCAACGATCCTTGACCTCCAAAGACCTGCTAGGTACTCGTCGCCAGAATTCTTCTTGAACATCTCGGCTATACCAGCCATGGCCATCAACCGGTCATCAGGGCTAGTTAGACTGCACTTGGAGTATGTCTTGACCAGATTCATCCACTGCTGATAGACATCCACGGTCattttcttgtcttcttcctttgccAAGATTGTTCGATGATTACCTTCGTCAAAGAAGGCATCAATGGCTTTCAAGTCAGGCGTGTACAATACGTCGGTGGGCCTAGGCGACCACCGGGGGAACATCTCACTGTTATTCATCTCGCAGCATTCCCATACAGCCTGGGTCGTTGTGAAATGGAGCACTCTCGGTGACAGAATACGCTCCTGAAATACCCATCCACGATCGGTAAGTGGACCTTGTGTTAGTCGCTGCATGTGATGTTGGTCCCAAGCGTCGAATCTTCTGGGCTTGCCATCAGAGAATGGAATTTTGATGTGCCCTAAGAGGGTTTCCTGCGCGGTACGTAGCCGAAATAACCCTTCATCAGGTCCCTCGGAAGCGGTTGCGGAGATGGTGCAGGCGGAGTTGGCATAGACCAGGTGCATCTGAAGTGATTCTCGGGCCCAATCCTCCGGCGAATCTTGAATGATGCACAGTGAGTCAATCCAGAGATACCTGATAGAGAATCGACGCGCAACCGTGATGGCTTCCCTGAATGTCTTGGGGAGTTGTTGTATCCGCGCGCCTTTTCGGAAGGCTTCAAAATTCGAGCTTATGAGTCTAATCGAAGGGGTTTTGGCCCACCGGTAACTCAGAGTCATATACTCGGGAGGATCTGTGATATCTTGTGGGTAAAGACAAAGCTTCCAGATATCGCCAGAACCGATGTCGATGAGCCGTGATGGGGCAAACTTGGGCGAAGATTTCAATCGTGGACACAATTCGTGCGAGCCGCTACATGCTTCATACCACTCGGAAATCATCTGGTGGACCTTTTCTGATGAGGTACTAGTTTGAAAATCCGGCGCCCATTCTTGCCGGATTGAAGACTCGTCATCTGAGCACCTTAGTGATTTTACCAAGTTTGATGTGAAGAAAGTTAACATACCCTCGCACGGAATGAAGCAAAACACGTTTCCTTTgtacttaaaataattactcGATGCCATTTCGAActctaggtaccttatttGCCAATAGATAGGTCCGTACCAATCTGGTGCCCAAGTTCGTCGCGACAGGCTGCACTCAAATGGTTTCCAGGTACCAGGTTGGTTGGACCAGCCTTGGATGGAGACATCTGCCACGGAGTCCCAAAGCTTCTCACATACGTAGCAGCCGTCATCTACGGCCTGTTTGAAGCTAGAGAGAGTGCTGTGGTGCTTGCAAATTGTCTGAAAACTATTCTCAACTGCTTCCAAACCTGTCTGCAGCATGTCGAA harbors:
- a CDS encoding hypothetical protein (EggNog:ENOG41) — protein: MASSNYFKYKGNVFCFIPCEDDESSIRQEWAPDFQTSTSSEKVHQMISEWYEACSGSHELCPRLKSSPKFAPSRLIDIGSGDIWKLCLYPQDITDPPEYMTLSYRWAKTPSIRLISSNFEAFRKGARIQQLPKTFREAITVARRFSIRYLWIDSLCIIQDSPEDWARESLQMHLVYANSACTISATASEGPDEGLFRLRTAQETLLGHIKIPFSDGKPRRFDAWDQHHMQRLTQGPLTDRGWVFQERILSPRVLHFTTTQAVWECCEMNNSEMFPRWSPRPTDVLYTPDLKAIDAFFDEGNHRTILAKEEDKKMTVDVYQQWMNLVKTYSKCSLTSPDDRLMAMAGIAEMFKKNSGDEYLAGLWRSRIVEGLIWVVLEPEPRPQNPERVPSWSWAAVDSCVLPQRTNLPRDEDLIEIIDVRTHLTQSSSRSQQVKGSIQLRGCVGVGTVRASAAFEKAQYTVLVLLEMSSMIYAYPDTLETTFQDGESFSFLPLRSTLRLWVNDPEKNPVGEPLVIIEGLILQAVCGAPSTYKRVGLFVFDSPDNVGFFGLIATLPGSGPRVARISADGSRKSTITLV